The Bacillota bacterium genome segment ACATGATTGATTTACATGTCATATGCTACAGGGCACTGCAAAGGTTGTCAACGACTGGGAGGAAGTCTTGGTTCACACCCCATGGACCATACTACTCCTTGAGGTGATACCGCATGTTCGTGCCCAAAAGGGTATTCTTTGAAAGGGACGCCCTCAGGTACCCCCTGGGTGAGAGACTCTACCACCGCTTCAAGTCCTCCGGGCTACCACTCTCCTACACAACTGGCCACAACCGGGTCACAGGAGTCCCTGGGGACACACCAAGGCGGGCCTACGCGGAGGCCAAGGCCACCCTGGTTGTGGGGGTCAAGCGTTCGCTGGAATTCCAGGGGTCCCGGCCCTCGGCCGACTACGCCCTGCCCCTGGTCACAGGCTGCCCTGGACACTGCCAGTACTGCTACCTCCAGACCACGCTGGGCCCGCGCCCTTACATCCGTGTCTACGTCAACGTCGACGAGATCCTGGCCAGGGCAGGCCGGTACATCAAGGAGCGTCTTCCCAAGGAGACCTCCTTTGAGGGGTCTTGCACGTCGGACCCGGTGCCCGTTGAACCCTACACCGGTTCGCTGGCCTCAGCCGTGAGGTTCTTCGCGGGCCAGGAGAAAGGCCGCTTTCGCTTCGTAACTAAGGACCCCCAGGTGTCCGGCCTGCTGGGCGTGGAGCACGGAGGCCACACTGAGGCCCGGGTGTCCCTGAGCCCTCGTTACGTGGAGGAGACATTCGAAGCCGGGGTAGCTCCCACCAGCGAAAGGGTAAGAGCTGCCAGGCAACTGTGGAAAGCAGGGTACGCAGTGGGCTTCCTGGTGGCCCCGGTCATGGTTTACCCAGGGTGGAAAGAGGAACTCGAGGATCTTCTTAGGCAGGTAGCCAAGGCTGCCGAGTGGGCCCCCTTTCTCGAGGTTGTCACCCACCGCTTCACAGCCCGCGCAAAGAGGCTCATACTCGCGAGACACCCGGGCACCCTCCTTCCCCTGGAGGAAGAGGGGCGGCAGTACCGGTTCGGCCAGTTCGGCTACGGGAAGTACGTCTACCCGCCCAAGGTACTTGAGGACATCCGGGCCTTCCTCCAGGAGGAGACCCAGAGGATCCTTCCAGGTTCGCAAGTACGCTACGTGGTCTAGGCTTCACCGGCGGTGCAGCCGGCCCCCCGCCCTCCGTATCACCTGCATGCCGAAGCGCCTGCGGAGGTGGTCCATGGTCTCAAGGAGTGCCTCCTGCCGCTGGGATGCCTGGCTGTCCTCAAAGAGGTCACCCTGGTGAAGGGCATCCCTCCGGGACACCAGGTTGGAGACCTGGATGCCGGTGAGCCTCACCCTCTTCGTGCCGGTCCCAGCACCCAGGAGGTCCCGGGCAGCCTGGTACAAGAGCATGTCGTCGGCGGTGGGCGACCGGAGGCTCCTGGAACGGCTGGTGCTCTCGAAGTCCTCGGTGCGGAGCTTCAGCGTGACGGTCCTTGCCAGGAACCCGGATGACCTCAGCCTGTAGCCCAGGGCCTCGGCCAAGCCCAGAAGCGTCGAGGACAGGGTGTTCATGTCCGCCACATCCCTGGAGAAGGTTGTCTCCTCACTCATGGATTTGGGGTCTGACCCCAGTTCCAGTTCCCTCTGGTCCACCCCCCTGCAGAACTCCATCATGGCCCTGCCCCTGGAGCCAAAGTGTGTCTTGAAGAACAAAGGGGGCATCCCCTTGAGATCCCCTACCCTCCTTATGCCCATGGCCCGCAGCTTCGAGCCTGTCCTCTCCCCGATCCCCGGGAGCACCCCGACATCCAGGGGTTCCAAGAGCCTCTCAGCATCCTTGGGGTCAATCTCCCGGAGGCCGTCGGGCTTGGCCATCTCCGCCGCCAGCTTCGCCAGGAACTTGTTGATGGCTATCCCCACAGACACGGTAATGCCCAGGTCCCGCTTGACCTGGGCTCTTAAGTCCCTGGCTACCTCAACGCCGCGGCCCTCGGGCCCCCGGACCTCAAGATAGGCCTCATCGATGGAGACGGCCTCCACATCCGGGGTGTAGCGATCCAGGATTTCGAGGAACTGGCCTGAAACCGCCTGGTACTTGGCCATATCGGGCTCTACGAAGACAGCCCCGGGACATAGCCTCCTGGCGGTAGCCAAAGGCATGGCTGAGCGAACACCGAAGGCCCGTGCCTCGTAGGAACAGGTGGACACTACCCCCCTGCTGTCGGGATTCCCCCCCACTATCAGGGGCTTCCCCCGGTACTCGGGGTTGTCACGCTGCTCGACAGAGGCATAGAATGCATCCAGGTCACACAGTAGCACATATCGCCTCACTAGGCTCACCCAGGAAAGAACTTCTCCCCGCGCCCTCGAATCCCTGGCACCCCCGGTGGCTCTTTCACGATGCACCCCTTCTTCCGCTTGTGGGCGTGTTTGGCCTGGTAGAGCCGGGCATCAGCCACGTTCACCGAGTCCTCCCAGTAGATGGCATTCCCCTGGCACACCGCCACGCCCATGGAGGCGCTGAGCCGCACCACACCCTCGGGCCCTCCAGGCTGGCTCTGGGCCAAGGCGTTCTCGATCCTGGGCCATGGCCAAGGCCTCTGCCCTTCCGGAACCGGGAGCCAGCACGGCGAACTCGTCCCCTCCGTACCGGGCTACCACGTCACTCTCCCGGGTAAATGCCCTGAGGATCTTGGCAAACGCCTGGAGCATCCAGTCCCCCGTGGTATGACCGAACCGGTTACTGGCTGTCTTAAGGTCGTTCACGTCCAGCACCAGCGCTGACAGCTCCCCGCCGCTCCGGACCACCCT includes the following:
- the splB gene encoding spore photoproduct lyase, with amino-acid sequence MFVPKRVFFERDALRYPLGERLYHRFKSSGLPLSYTTGHNRVTGVPGDTPRRAYAEAKATLVVGVKRSLEFQGSRPSADYALPLVTGCPGHCQYCYLQTTLGPRPYIRVYVNVDEILARAGRYIKERLPKETSFEGSCTSDPVPVEPYTGSLASAVRFFAGQEKGRFRFVTKDPQVSGLLGVEHGGHTEARVSLSPRYVEETFEAGVAPTSERVRAARQLWKAGYAVGFLVAPVMVYPGWKEELEDLLRQVAKAAEWAPFLEVVTHRFTARAKRLILARHPGTLLPLEEEGRQYRFGQFGYGKYVYPPKVLEDIRAFLQEETQRILPGSQVRYVV
- the dinB gene encoding DNA polymerase IV; the protein is MSLVRRYVLLCDLDAFYASVEQRDNPEYRGKPLIVGGNPDSRGVVSTCSYEARAFGVRSAMPLATARRLCPGAVFVEPDMAKYQAVSGQFLEILDRYTPDVEAVSIDEAYLEVRGPEGRGVEVARDLRAQVKRDLGITVSVGIAINKFLAKLAAEMAKPDGLREIDPKDAERLLEPLDVGVLPGIGERTGSKLRAMGIRRVGDLKGMPPLFFKTHFGSRGRAMMEFCRGVDQRELELGSDPKSMSEETTFSRDVADMNTLSSTLLGLAEALGYRLRSSGFLARTVTLKLRTEDFESTSRSRSLRSPTADDMLLYQAARDLLGAGTGTKRVRLTGIQVSNLVSRRDALHQGDLFEDSQASQRQEALLETMDHLRRRFGMQVIRRAGGRLHRR
- a CDS encoding GGDEF domain-containing protein, producing MGAKTALSPRVVRSGGELSALVLDVNDLKTASNRFGHTTGDWMLQAFAKILRAFTRESDVVARYGGDEFAVLAPGSGRAEALAMAQDRERLGPEPAWRARGCGAAQRLHGRGGVPGECHLLGGLGERG